From a single Lolium rigidum isolate FL_2022 chromosome 7, APGP_CSIRO_Lrig_0.1, whole genome shotgun sequence genomic region:
- the LOC124672115 gene encoding protein NRT1/ PTR FAMILY 3.1-like has product MATTTVDRERAGDRTKRKLGGFRTMPFILVNEVCDRFASAGFSANMITYLTQELHLPLVEASNTLTNFNGTSSLTPILGALAADSFAGRFWTIIAGSVFYQLGMLGLVVSALVASLRPGPCSPPATPCRRASGLQLAVLYLSLLCTSLGSGGIRPCVVVFGADQFDQHKEQHGEAEAEAVAGRKRQYFNVYFFTMGCAVLLALTVVVYIQENVGWGWGFGIPAIAMFLSILVFVVGYPLYVRLRPGGSPFTRVAQVVAAAYKKRAAPLPEDPGMLYMGTVLVTAVQSATRSSGEWLQDNINRGRLDAYYWLVTGLMLLNLGYYFICLRFYTMKPLELGKDGDHEKEFELSYVHKNGGGGAV; this is encoded by the exons ATGGCGACAACAACGGTGGACAGGGAGAGAGCTGGAGACCGGACGAAGAGGAAGCTGGGTGGCTTCCGGACCATGCCGTTCATACTAG TGAACGAGGTCTGCGACAGGTTCGCGTCGGCGGGCTTCAGCGCGAATATGATCACGTACCTGACGCAGGAGCTGCACCTGCCGCTGGTAGAGGCCTCCAACACGCTCACCAACTTCAACGGCACGTCCAGCCTCACGCCCATCCTCGGCGCGCTCGCCGCTGACTCCTTCGCCGGCCGCTTCTGGACCATCATCGCCGGCTCCGTCTTCTACCAGCTCGGCATGCTAGGCCTCGTGGTCTCCGCCCTCGTCGCTTCCCTCCGCCCCGGTCCCTGCTCTCCTCCCGCCACCCCGTGCCGCCGCGCCAGCGGGCTGCAGCTCGCCGTGCTCTACCTCTCCCTGCTCTGCACCTCCCTTGGCTCCGGCGGTATCCGGCCGTGCGTCGTGGTTTTCGGTGCCGACCAGTTCGACCAGCACAAGGAGCAGCATGGTGAAgccgaggcggaggcggtggcggggcGGAAGCGGCAGTACTTCAACGTCTACTTCTTCACCATGGGGTGCGCGGTGCTGCTAGCGCTGACGGTGGTGGTGTACATCCAGGAGAACGTAGGGTGGGGGTGGGGGTTCGGGATCCCGGCCATCGCCATGTTCTTGTCGATCCTGGTGTTCGTGGTCGGCTACCCGCTATACGTCCGGCTCAGGCCCGGGGGCAGCCCCTTCACGCGGGTGGCGCAGGTAGTGGCCGCCGCTTACAAGAAGCGGGCCGCTCCGCTGCCGGAGGACCCCGGCATGCTGTACATGGGCACGGTGCTTGTCACGGCGGTGCAGAGCGCCACGCGGAGCAGCGGCGAGTGGCTTCAGGACAATATCAACAGGGGCAGGCTAGACGCCTACTACTGGCTCGTCACCGGCCTCATGCTGCTCAACCTTGGCTACTACTTTATTTGCTTACGTTTCTACACCATGAAGCCATTGGAGCTCGGCAAGGACGGTGACCACGAAAAGGAGTTTGAGCTGTCCTATGTCCacaaaaatggcggcggcggcgctgtatAA